One Streptococcus gallolyticus subsp. gallolyticus DSM 16831 DNA window includes the following coding sequences:
- the glyA gene encoding serine hydroxymethyltransferase: protein MIFDKENYEAFDKELWEAVHAEEVRQQNNIELIASENVVSKAVMAAQGTLLTNKYAEGYPGKRYYGGTDCVDIVENLAIDRAKELFGAKFANVQPHSGSQANAAAYMALIQPGDTVLGMDLAAGGHLTHGAPVSFSGKTYHFISYTVDPVTERIDYDKLAELAEEVKPKLIVAGASAYSRIIDFQRFRAIADSVGAYLMVDMAHIAGLVASGHHPSPVPYAHITTTTTHKTLRGPRGGLILTNDEALAKKINSAVFPGLQGGPLMHVIAGKAVALKEALDPAFKEYGENVIKNAAAMADVFNQHPNFRVISGGTDNHVFLVDVTKVVENGKVAQNVLESVNITLNKNSIPFETLSPFKTSGIRIGSPAITSRGMGEKESRAIAELIVKALENYQNETILEEVRREVKALTDAFPLY from the coding sequence TGTCATGGCAGCTCAAGGCACATTGTTAACCAATAAATACGCTGAAGGCTACCCTGGCAAACGTTATTATGGCGGAACAGATTGTGTGGATATCGTTGAGAATTTGGCGATTGACCGTGCAAAAGAATTGTTCGGAGCTAAATTTGCGAATGTCCAACCTCACTCAGGAAGTCAAGCGAATGCCGCAGCTTATATGGCTTTGATTCAACCTGGCGATACAGTCCTTGGAATGGATTTGGCTGCTGGCGGACATTTGACACACGGTGCTCCTGTTAGTTTTTCAGGGAAAACATATCACTTTATTTCTTACACGGTTGACCCTGTGACAGAACGCATTGATTATGATAAATTAGCCGAGCTAGCAGAAGAAGTGAAACCAAAATTGATTGTTGCGGGAGCATCAGCTTACTCACGTATTATTGATTTTCAACGTTTTCGTGCCATAGCAGATAGTGTCGGTGCTTATCTTATGGTGGATATGGCGCACATTGCAGGTCTTGTGGCGTCAGGTCATCATCCAAGCCCAGTTCCTTATGCGCATATCACAACCACAACGACACATAAGACGCTTCGCGGTCCTCGTGGTGGATTGATTTTGACAAATGACGAAGCTCTCGCTAAAAAAATCAATTCTGCTGTTTTCCCTGGATTGCAAGGTGGACCATTGATGCATGTCATTGCAGGTAAAGCTGTCGCGCTCAAAGAAGCCTTGGACCCTGCTTTCAAAGAATATGGCGAAAATGTGATTAAAAATGCTGCCGCTATGGCTGATGTCTTTAATCAACACCCAAATTTCCGTGTGATTTCAGGCGGCACAGACAATCATGTCTTTCTTGTTGACGTGACAAAAGTCGTTGAAAATGGGAAAGTGGCGCAAAATGTCCTTGAGTCTGTTAACATCACGCTCAATAAAAATTCAATTCCATTTGAAACCTTATCACCGTTTAAAACATCAGGTATTCGTATCGGTTCACCAGCCATTACGAGCCGTGGCATGGGTGAAAAAGAATCGCGTGCTATTGCTGAATTGATTGTTAAGGCACTTGAAAATTATCAAAACGAAACTATTTTAGAGGAGGTTCGTCGCGAGGTTAAAGCATTGACAGATGCCTTCCCGCTTTATTAA
- a CDS encoding nucleoid-associated protein — translation MIDLYIKRIVIHQFTPNDTELILSDQLLTITPRIDEYFRKKLSKVFSDEAKRGMFAEDNVFLSYLSDDLMESSVKIAQLWKEEFVISENQKTNDLVFIQFDKDGVEHFAFLRIALKENFTHISSDSESPIKVTQNNLPSAAQTPDEALVINRSNHHYYLIEKRIKHNGSFANYFSENLLQVQPEQSVKKSIKMVEQTAQKIAENFQQDDFAFQSKMKAAIHKNLEEEQELSPEKLADQLFDSNLTARLTFVDELKESIPEPIQVADIDHSRQTKKLENQKLSLSNGIQLIVPNNVYDDAESVEFIQNPNGTYSILIKNIEDIQNK, via the coding sequence ATGATTGATTTATATATTAAACGCATTGTTATTCATCAATTTACACCCAACGATACTGAGCTGATTTTGTCAGACCAATTGTTGACAATCACGCCACGTATTGATGAGTATTTTCGTAAAAAACTAAGCAAAGTTTTCTCAGATGAAGCTAAACGTGGAATGTTTGCAGAAGATAATGTCTTTCTTAGCTATTTAAGTGATGATTTGATGGAGTCATCTGTTAAGATTGCCCAACTTTGGAAAGAAGAATTTGTCATCTCGGAAAATCAAAAAACAAATGATTTGGTTTTTATCCAATTTGACAAAGACGGTGTTGAACATTTTGCCTTTCTTCGTATTGCTTTGAAGGAAAATTTCACCCATATTTCTAGTGATAGTGAAAGTCCGATTAAGGTGACACAAAATAATCTGCCATCAGCTGCGCAAACACCAGATGAAGCTTTGGTGATTAATCGCTCTAACCATCATTATTATTTGATTGAGAAGCGTATCAAGCATAATGGTAGCTTTGCTAATTATTTTTCAGAAAATCTCTTGCAAGTCCAACCAGAGCAATCGGTGAAAAAATCGATAAAAATGGTTGAACAAACAGCGCAGAAAATTGCTGAAAATTTCCAACAAGATGATTTTGCTTTCCAATCCAAAATGAAAGCTGCTATCCATAAAAATCTGGAAGAAGAGCAAGAATTATCACCAGAAAAATTGGCAGACCAACTTTTTGATAGTAATTTGACTGCTCGTTTAACTTTTGTTGATGAGTTAAAAGAAAGTATTCCAGAACCAATTCAGGTAGCAGATATTGACCATTCACGTCAGACGAAAAAATTGGAAAATCAGAAGTTATCCCTATCCAATGGTATTCAACTGATTGTACCTAATAATGTCTATGACGACGCTGAATCGGTAGAATTTATCCAAAATCCAAATGGAACCTATTCTATCTTGATTAAAAATATAGAGGATATTCAAAATAAATAA
- a CDS encoding lysozyme family protein yields MFKFLRRLIILGFVIFCGYQTYVVHKNVQNVLQYKDMVKEILDDNDTTANVDLVLAMIYTETKGDDGDVMQSSESSDGVANSITDSQTSIRQGVTVLSENLTLADEAGVDVWTAVQAYNFGTAYIDYVAKNGGENTIALATAYSRDVVAPSLGNTTGETYFYYHPLALISGGKLYKNGGNIYYSREVHFNLYLIELMSLF; encoded by the coding sequence ATGTTTAAGTTCTTAAGACGCCTAATCATACTGGGCTTTGTCATTTTTTGTGGTTACCAAACGTATGTGGTTCACAAAAACGTGCAAAATGTTTTACAGTATAAAGATATGGTCAAGGAGATTTTAGACGACAACGATACCACCGCCAATGTTGATTTGGTCTTGGCAATGATTTACACGGAGACCAAAGGTGATGACGGTGACGTTATGCAATCAAGCGAAAGTTCAGACGGTGTTGCTAATTCCATTACGGATAGCCAGACCAGTATTCGTCAAGGCGTGACGGTACTTTCAGAAAATCTTACCTTGGCAGATGAAGCAGGAGTAGATGTTTGGACAGCTGTGCAAGCTTACAATTTCGGAACTGCTTATATTGATTACGTGGCAAAAAATGGTGGCGAAAATACGATTGCTTTGGCAACGGCTTATTCTCGTGATGTTGTCGCTCCAAGTCTTGGAAATACAACGGGAGAAACTTATTTTTACTATCATCCCCTTGCCCTTATCTCAGGCGGAAAATTATATAAAAATGGTGGGAATATTTACTATTCTCGCGAAGTTCACTTTAATCTGTATTTGATTGAATTGATGAGTTTATTTTAA
- a CDS encoding ABC transporter ATP-binding protein, with protein sequence MKELGHYFKGYLKETILGPLFKLFEASFELLVPIIIARIVDTIIPHHDKNHLYMMIGLLFLLAIVGVLVAITAQYFSSKAAVGYTRQLTKDLFKKIMGLSKEDRDQLTTSSLVTRLTSDTYQIQTGINQFLRLFLRAPIIVFGAIIMAFTISPKMTIDFLLMVVILFAIVFTMSHLLNPIYAKIRQATDRIVNMTRQQLEGVRVIRAFGQVVAEEQEFAAANQDYTDLQIKAGHLSSLVTPLTYLVVNGTLILVIWQGNLEIGRGLLSQGMLIALVNYLLQILTELLKMTMLVTSLNQSFISAKRITEVFEKDSEDLATELVQSESAFALAVKDMTFTYPTAAEPSLSHIDFSVNAGDFLGVIGGTGSGKSTLVELLTHLYTPQEGSLAIFQNQHSPKTLGEWRSWVNVVPQKAELFQGTIRSNLTLGIRDEVSDNELWRALDIAQASDFVSEKEGQLDAKVEAFGRNFSGGQRQRLTIARALVRKAPFLILDDSTSALDYLTEAKLLSAIHEELKEVTLVLISQRTNSLKVADKILLLDKGHQLGFASHDELLKQNDVYRAIHYSQHQEEKEA encoded by the coding sequence ATGAAAGAATTAGGTCATTATTTTAAAGGGTACCTCAAGGAGACAATCTTGGGTCCCCTTTTCAAATTGTTTGAAGCATCTTTCGAGCTTCTAGTTCCGATTATTATTGCTAGAATTGTTGATACCATTATCCCTCATCATGATAAAAATCACCTTTATATGATGATAGGGCTGTTATTTTTACTGGCAATTGTTGGGGTGCTTGTGGCTATTACGGCACAATATTTTTCTTCCAAGGCTGCCGTTGGTTACACACGTCAGTTGACAAAGGATTTATTTAAAAAAATCATGGGCTTGAGTAAAGAGGACCGTGACCAGCTGACAACATCTAGTTTAGTAACACGTTTGACAAGCGATACTTACCAAATTCAAACGGGTATCAACCAATTTTTACGTCTGTTTTTACGAGCACCGATTATTGTTTTTGGTGCGATTATTATGGCATTTACCATTAGTCCTAAAATGACGATTGACTTCTTGTTAATGGTGGTGATTTTGTTTGCGATTGTCTTTACCATGTCGCACTTGCTCAATCCGATTTACGCAAAGATTCGTCAGGCTACCGATAGAATTGTCAATATGACACGCCAGCAATTAGAAGGTGTGCGTGTGATTCGTGCATTTGGTCAGGTTGTAGCAGAAGAACAAGAATTTGCGGCAGCCAACCAAGATTATACTGACTTGCAAATTAAAGCTGGTCACCTATCAAGTCTCGTAACGCCGTTGACTTATCTGGTGGTTAATGGCACATTGATTTTGGTGATTTGGCAAGGAAATCTTGAAATCGGTCGTGGGCTTTTGTCACAAGGAATGTTGATTGCTTTGGTGAATTACCTCTTGCAAATTTTGACGGAATTGCTCAAGATGACCATGCTTGTCACATCATTGAACCAATCTTTTATCAGCGCTAAACGTATCACAGAAGTATTTGAAAAGGATTCTGAAGATTTGGCAACTGAGCTGGTACAAAGTGAGTCAGCATTTGCTTTGGCGGTCAAAGACATGACGTTCACCTATCCAACCGCTGCCGAGCCGTCGCTGTCACATATTGATTTTAGTGTGAACGCTGGTGACTTTTTAGGTGTGATTGGTGGAACAGGCTCTGGGAAATCAACTTTAGTCGAACTTCTCACTCATCTCTACACACCGCAAGAGGGAAGCTTAGCTATTTTTCAAAATCAGCACTCTCCTAAAACACTTGGGGAATGGCGTTCTTGGGTCAATGTGGTGCCACAAAAGGCAGAGTTATTTCAAGGAACAATTCGTTCAAATTTGACCTTGGGAATTCGTGATGAAGTGAGTGATAATGAGCTCTGGAGAGCTTTGGATATTGCTCAAGCTAGTGATTTTGTGTCAGAAAAAGAGGGACAATTGGATGCCAAGGTTGAGGCATTTGGGCGTAATTTCTCTGGCGGACAACGTCAACGTTTGACAATTGCGCGTGCGCTTGTTAGAAAAGCGCCGTTCTTAATCTTAGACGATTCGACATCAGCGCTTGATTATTTAACAGAAGCGAAGTTGCTATCAGCCATTCATGAGGAATTAAAAGAAGTGACTCTTGTCTTGATTTCACAACGCACTAATAGCTTGAAAGTAGCTGATAAGATTTTGCTGCTAGATAAAGGACATCAACTTGGTTTTGCCAGCCATGATGAGTTACTCAAGCAAAATGATGTTTACCGCGCTATTCATTACTCACAACACCAAGAAGAAAAGGAGGCGTAA
- a CDS encoding ABC transporter ATP-binding protein, translated as MKAKNQNHTSRRLFKDLLSQKGLVLGATLGTIAQVALTVYLPILIGNAVDVVLSPKSISLIVPIVAKMIVVVALNTLMQWVNPLIYNRLTFGYIYTLRQKVMEKLNQMPISYLDKKSSGDLVSRVTTDAEQLSNGLLMVFNQFFIGILTIIITIVTMADIDLLMLGLVLILTPLSLFLARFIAQKSYHLYQNQTKSRGQQTQYIEEMIRQESLLHTFNAQDMAIDTFTTINDTYADYSQGAIFYSSTVNPSTRFINSLIYALLAGVGALRIMSGASTVGQLTTFLNYVNQYTKPFNDISSVLSELQSAIACAERLYAILDEENEPLPVKAHLNADSIQGQIEFKDVSFGYTSQNTLINHLNLSIPAASKVAIVGPTGAGKSTLINLLMRFYEVNSGAIYLDGVSMADYSVSELRQQIGMVLQETWLKVGTIHDNIAYGNPDATREEVVAAAKAANADFFIRQLPNGYDTYLADAGASLSQGQRQLLTIARIFVKLPKILILDEATSSIDTRTEVLIQEAFEKLMQGRTSFIIAHRLSTIQSADFILVMVDGDIIEHGTHDDLMAKQGVYYQMQTAQAG; from the coding sequence ATGAAGGCAAAAAATCAAAATCATACTAGCCGCCGTTTGTTCAAAGATCTTTTATCACAAAAAGGACTTGTTCTTGGTGCCACACTTGGAACGATTGCGCAAGTCGCTCTGACCGTTTATTTGCCTATTTTGATTGGGAATGCGGTGGACGTTGTTTTATCTCCGAAATCAATTAGTTTAATTGTGCCAATTGTAGCGAAAATGATTGTTGTTGTCGCTTTGAATACCTTGATGCAATGGGTGAATCCATTGATTTATAACCGTCTAACGTTTGGTTATATTTACACATTGCGTCAAAAAGTCATGGAAAAATTAAACCAGATGCCGATTTCTTATCTTGACAAGAAAAGTTCAGGTGATTTGGTTAGTCGTGTGACAACTGATGCCGAACAATTGAGCAATGGTCTGTTAATGGTGTTCAATCAATTTTTCATTGGTATTCTAACGATTATCATTACCATTGTGACAATGGCTGATATTGATTTGTTAATGCTTGGTTTGGTGCTAATTTTAACACCATTATCACTTTTCTTAGCACGTTTTATCGCTCAAAAGAGTTATCATCTTTATCAAAATCAAACAAAATCACGCGGGCAACAAACGCAGTATATTGAAGAAATGATTCGTCAAGAAAGTTTACTCCACACCTTCAATGCGCAAGATATGGCTATTGACACTTTCACGACGATTAATGATACTTATGCTGATTACTCACAAGGAGCTATTTTCTATTCTTCAACGGTTAATCCGTCAACGCGTTTCATTAATAGCTTGATTTATGCTCTTTTGGCAGGAGTAGGGGCACTTCGGATTATGTCAGGTGCTTCTACAGTTGGGCAATTGACAACTTTCTTGAATTATGTCAATCAATACACCAAGCCATTTAATGATATTTCATCCGTTTTGTCAGAATTGCAGAGCGCCATTGCCTGTGCAGAACGTCTCTACGCTATTTTAGACGAAGAAAATGAGCCTCTTCCAGTAAAAGCTCATCTTAATGCAGATAGTATCCAAGGACAAATTGAATTCAAAGATGTGTCGTTTGGCTATACTAGCCAAAATACCTTGATTAACCACCTTAATTTATCAATCCCAGCGGCTTCAAAAGTGGCTATCGTTGGACCAACGGGTGCAGGAAAATCAACTTTAATCAATCTTTTAATGCGTTTTTATGAAGTCAATAGCGGAGCTATTTATTTGGATGGCGTTTCTATGGCAGATTATTCTGTGTCAGAATTGCGCCAACAAATCGGTATGGTATTGCAAGAAACGTGGCTGAAAGTTGGAACGATTCACGATAATATTGCATATGGAAATCCTGATGCTACACGAGAAGAAGTCGTTGCTGCCGCAAAAGCAGCCAATGCTGATTTCTTTATTCGTCAGTTACCAAATGGTTACGATACTTATCTGGCTGATGCAGGAGCATCATTGTCGCAAGGACAACGTCAGCTGTTAACGATTGCTCGAATTTTTGTCAAACTACCAAAAATCTTAATTCTCGATGAAGCAACCTCATCTATCGATACTCGGACAGAAGTATTGATCCAAGAAGCTTTTGAAAAATTAATGCAAGGAAGGACAAGTTTTATCATTGCACACCGCTTGTCAACCATTCAATCAGCTGATTTTATTTTAGTCATGGTAGATGGTGACATTATTGAACATGGTACGCATGACGATTTAATGGCAAAACAAGGCGTTTATTACCAAATGCAAACAGCCCAAGCAGGGTAG
- a CDS encoding alpha-amylase: MTNETLMQYFEWYLPNDGKHWQRLAANAPELAQKGISKIWLPPAFKATHAGDVGYGVYDLFDLGEFDQKGTIRTKYGTKADYLAAIASLKENGIEPLADVILNHKAAADHTETFTVVEVSPEDRTEVLSEPFEIEGWTNFTFAGRHKTYNDFEWHWYHFTGTDYDVKTGKTGIFQIQGDNKGWANQDLVDGENGNYDYLMYADLDFKHPEVIKNIYDWADWFVQTTGIAGFRLDAIKHIDSFFMGNFIRDMKLKYGDDFYVFGEFWNGDEQSNNDYLENTDYRFDLVDVRLHQNLFEASQEMETYDLRTIFDQTLVKNHPDSAVTFVDNHDTQRGQALESTIAEWFKPAAYALILLRQTGLPCIFYGDYYGISGEFAQENFKKEIDQLLQLRQTAVYGQEEDYFDDPNCIAWTCLGDDEHPTALAILISNANAASKRLFVGEKWAKHIFTDALENNQTEVTIDVQGYGVFPVNEKSVSAWVPNH, from the coding sequence ATGACAAACGAAACTTTGATGCAATATTTTGAATGGTATTTACCAAATGACGGGAAACATTGGCAACGATTAGCAGCTAATGCTCCCGAACTAGCTCAAAAAGGCATTTCTAAAATCTGGTTACCTCCTGCTTTTAAGGCTACACACGCTGGCGATGTTGGCTATGGTGTTTATGACCTTTTCGACCTCGGAGAATTTGACCAAAAAGGAACGATTCGAACCAAATATGGAACTAAAGCCGATTATCTTGCTGCCATTGCTAGCTTAAAAGAAAATGGTATTGAGCCCTTAGCGGATGTGATTTTGAATCACAAGGCAGCAGCTGACCACACCGAAACCTTTACTGTTGTCGAAGTATCGCCAGAGGACCGCACAGAGGTTCTTAGTGAGCCTTTTGAAATCGAAGGTTGGACAAATTTTACCTTTGCAGGTCGGCATAAAACCTATAATGATTTTGAGTGGCACTGGTATCATTTTACAGGAACAGATTATGATGTCAAAACTGGAAAAACTGGAATTTTTCAAATTCAAGGCGACAATAAAGGTTGGGCAAATCAAGATTTAGTTGACGGTGAAAATGGGAATTATGACTATCTGATGTATGCTGATTTGGATTTCAAACACCCTGAAGTCATTAAAAACATTTACGATTGGGCAGATTGGTTTGTTCAAACAACTGGTATCGCTGGTTTTCGATTAGACGCTATCAAACACATTGATTCTTTCTTCATGGGCAATTTTATCCGTGATATGAAATTAAAATACGGCGACGATTTCTACGTCTTTGGTGAATTTTGGAATGGTGATGAACAGTCTAACAACGATTACTTGGAAAATACCGATTATCGTTTTGATTTGGTAGATGTCCGCCTTCATCAAAATCTCTTTGAAGCTAGCCAAGAAATGGAAACTTATGATTTGCGGACAATTTTTGACCAAACCTTGGTCAAGAATCACCCAGATTCTGCCGTTACTTTTGTCGATAACCATGACACACAACGTGGGCAAGCTTTGGAATCAACCATTGCAGAATGGTTTAAGCCTGCTGCTTACGCTTTGATTCTACTTCGTCAGACTGGATTGCCTTGCATTTTCTATGGTGATTACTACGGTATTTCTGGCGAATTTGCACAAGAAAATTTCAAAAAAGAGATTGACCAATTGTTGCAACTTCGTCAAACAGCTGTCTATGGACAGGAAGAAGATTACTTTGATGACCCAAATTGCATTGCGTGGACTTGTCTTGGGGATGATGAACACCCCACAGCACTAGCTATACTCATCAGTAATGCTAACGCTGCTTCAAAACGCTTATTTGTTGGCGAGAAATGGGCCAAACACATTTTTACAGACGCCTTAGAAAATAATCAGACCGAGGTCACCATTGATGTGCAAGGTTATGGCGTTTTTCCTGTTAATGAAAAATCTGTCAGCGCATGGGTGCCAAATCACTAA
- a CDS encoding class I SAM-dependent methyltransferase, protein MMKNPWETIKLDDYENHMKLASVSQLQAMNQMMKGQLDYPVSSVMILGVAGGNGLEHIQKTRFKKVYGIDVNQHYLDQTAERYVDLADILDCRRVDLTADLANLPRSELVIANLLIEYIGYSSFQKIIQKVAPKYVSCIIQQNPQKDVWVSDSPYLHSFDCLDSVHHQIETSKLTEIMSNIGYIKIKTSRYRLPDKKVLIQLDFERN, encoded by the coding sequence ATGATGAAAAATCCATGGGAAACAATTAAGCTAGATGATTATGAAAATCACATGAAGCTGGCTTCTGTCAGTCAATTACAAGCAATGAATCAGATGATGAAAGGGCAACTTGATTATCCTGTATCTAGTGTGATGATTCTTGGAGTTGCTGGTGGAAATGGACTTGAACATATTCAAAAAACAAGGTTCAAGAAAGTCTATGGCATTGACGTTAATCAGCATTATTTGGACCAAACAGCGGAACGATATGTTGATTTGGCAGACATTTTGGATTGCAGACGTGTTGATTTAACAGCTGACCTGGCAAATCTTCCTCGATCGGAATTAGTAATTGCTAATTTATTGATTGAATATATTGGTTATTCATCTTTTCAAAAGATAATCCAAAAAGTTGCTCCAAAATACGTGTCTTGTATTATTCAGCAGAATCCTCAAAAGGATGTTTGGGTGTCTGATTCACCTTACTTGCATTCATTTGATTGTCTAGACAGCGTTCATCATCAGATTGAAACCAGCAAATTAACGGAAATAATGTCCAATATTGGTTACATAAAGATAAAAACATCACGTTATCGATTACCAGATAAAAAAGTCTTGATTCAATTAGACTTTGAGAGAAACTAA
- a CDS encoding TVP38/TMEM64 family protein encodes MRFLFNNYKLVQRLIHIISAVVFIASCLFMIWLYQHGYLTNQAKLQTLVGQDKFLGALFFTLLQMMQVVVPIVPISLTMVLAVMTFHPVVGILTSCIGIILGSTILFLLTRWYGKRFCLLFVKEETFKKYEKLVATHKSFTIIFILCMISPFAPADLLVMLAALSNMSFKTFSKIIILCKPISIIGHVLILIYGGEWALHFL; translated from the coding sequence ATGAGATTTCTGTTTAACAATTACAAACTTGTGCAGCGTTTGATTCATATCATTTCAGCTGTTGTTTTTATCGCTTCTTGTCTCTTTATGATTTGGCTTTATCAGCATGGCTATCTAACTAATCAAGCCAAATTACAAACGCTTGTGGGGCAAGATAAATTTTTAGGGGCACTTTTCTTCACTCTTTTACAAATGATGCAGGTTGTTGTGCCAATCGTCCCTATTAGCTTGACTATGGTTTTAGCTGTCATGACTTTTCATCCAGTTGTTGGCATTTTAACGAGTTGCATTGGTATTATCCTTGGTTCTACTATTTTATTTTTACTGACACGTTGGTATGGGAAACGATTTTGCCTGCTTTTTGTCAAAGAGGAAACCTTCAAAAAATATGAAAAACTTGTTGCCACCCATAAATCCTTTACTATCATTTTTATTTTATGTATGATATCACCCTTTGCACCTGCTGATTTACTTGTGATGTTAGCCGCGCTTAGCAATATGTCCTTCAAAACTTTTTCAAAAATCATTATCCTCTGTAAACCAATTTCCATTATCGGACACGTGTTAATTCTCATTTACGGTGGTGAATGGGCACTACATTTTCTTTAG
- a CDS encoding PRD domain-containing protein: protein MYQIISSMNNNVTLAQDVNGEEVVLIGSGIGFNKNKGDTINEEKIEKIFHLRTEESKENFISLLKNIPLDFITVTYDVVDYLSKKYHYPVQEYIYVTLTDHIYCSYQALVAGKYKPSSLPDVSSKYPIPYQIGQEALDIYRKNLLESLPNEEVSRIAYHFMNAEGVMILQKEKNLEVRKNILHLIDGVLEKNNIKRTSENSNFYDRFMIHLNYFLDSLDRSENENKSLMEIEKQVRLTYPLAYRIGSDIYDIVTREVGVESYKCEKVFLVLHIQRLL, encoded by the coding sequence ATGTACCAAATAATATCTTCTATGAATAACAATGTTACTCTAGCACAAGATGTGAATGGAGAAGAAGTTGTTTTGATTGGAAGTGGTATTGGATTTAACAAGAATAAAGGTGATACCATCAATGAAGAAAAGATTGAAAAAATTTTTCATCTTCGGACAGAGGAATCAAAAGAGAACTTTATTTCTTTATTAAAAAATATACCACTAGACTTCATCACGGTTACCTATGATGTTGTAGATTATCTGTCCAAGAAATATCACTATCCTGTACAGGAGTATATTTATGTGACATTGACAGATCATATTTATTGCTCATATCAAGCCCTTGTGGCTGGAAAGTATAAGCCCAGTAGTCTTCCAGATGTTTCTTCAAAATATCCTATTCCCTATCAAATAGGGCAAGAAGCACTTGATATTTATCGTAAGAACCTACTAGAGTCGCTTCCTAATGAAGAAGTTAGCAGGATTGCTTATCACTTTATGAATGCTGAAGGAGTGATGATATTACAAAAAGAGAAGAATTTAGAAGTAAGGAAAAATATTTTACATTTAATTGATGGTGTTCTGGAAAAGAACAATATCAAACGGACAAGTGAAAACAGTAATTTTTATGATCGTTTTATGATTCATTTGAATTATTTTTTAGATTCTTTAGATCGAAGTGAAAACGAAAATAAATCATTGATGGAGATAGAGAAGCAAGTAAGATTAACTTACCCTTTAGCCTATCGAATTGGTAGTGATATTTATGATATTGTCACCCGAGAAGTAGGGGTAGAAAGTTATAAGTGTGAGAAAGTGTTTTTAGTTTTACACATACAACGACTATTATAA
- a CDS encoding PTS lactose/cellobiose transporter subunit IIA, which produces MNREEVTLLGFEIVAYAGDARTKLLEALKAAERGEFDRADGFVKEAENCIIEAHKSQTNLLTKEASGEDIAYSVTMMHGQDHLMTTLLLKDLMQYLIELYKRGVKYE; this is translated from the coding sequence ATGAATAGAGAAGAAGTAACATTACTTGGTTTTGAAATTGTAGCCTATGCTGGTGATGCCAGGACAAAGTTGTTAGAAGCTTTGAAGGCAGCAGAGAGGGGAGAATTTGATAGGGCAGACGGGTTCGTAAAAGAAGCAGAGAATTGTATTATTGAGGCGCATAAATCACAAACAAATTTATTGACTAAAGAAGCATCAGGTGAAGATATTGCTTATAGTGTAACAATGATGCACGGGCAGGATCACTTGATGACAACCTTGTTACTAAAAGACTTAATGCAATATCTTATTGAGTTATATAAAAGAGGAGTAAAATATGAATAA